ATACCAGATGCTTACATAGACGCTTTCGTGGATAAATATAGGCAAATGATTGAAGATCTCGCCAGAATAAACAGAAACCCAACGTTCTTTGAGGTCACAACTATGATGGCATTTCAGTATTTCAGCGATATGAATGCCGAGTATGCTTCCGTGGAGGTTGGACTCGGAGGAAGACTTGATGCGACGAATATAGTCACACCTCTGGTTAGTGTGATAACTCAGGTGGGCTATGAACACGCAGACAAGCTCGGCTGTTCCCTAACATCCATAGCATACGAAAAAGGAGGTATAATAAAAAATGGAAGGCCCATAGTGCTTCAAGATCAGAAGCCTGAAGTTGTGAAAACAATAAGGAGTATAGCGCAGGTAAGAAATTCTCGTCTGATAATGCTGGATCCGCAAAAGATAAGGAATCTATCGCTTTCTGAAGATGGGACGGTTTTCGATTTTGAAGGGTTGAATGGAAATTATCACCTGGAGACCTCGCTCATAGGCGAATATCAAGCCCTGAATGCTGCAACTGCAGTTCTGGCCATAGAAGCTTCCAATGTTGACGTGAATAAAAATGAAATAGAAGAGGGAATTAAAAATGCAAGATGGCCCGGAAGGCTTGAGATAATAAGCCGCAATCCGCTGATCATAATAGATGCCGCTCATAATCCACCCGCCGTAAACAAGATGGTCAGCACCTTCAGGAAGGTTTTCACAAAGAAGCCCCTGATAGTTGCTGGTATACTTTCTGATAAGGATTCTTATGCTTATTTCCATGTGATCAGACAGATCTCGGATAACATAATCTTCACAACTCCTGAGGAAAAGGAGAGAGCGGTAGATCCAAAGAAACTGTACGATCTTTACGGGTATCTTTTCACAGAAGCCAGAGTTATAGCTGATCCGATAGAAGCGATCAATGACGCTGCCAGTAGATCCGATTTTATACTGGTGACCGGTTCCATTTACCTCATTGGGACAATCAAGGAATACCTTGAAAACAAAGGCAGAAAACTACCAGTCAGCTCAATAAATTCCTTATGATATTTAATGATTAACCGTTGTGGGAGCTTTTTTTACGCTTTTCGTAGCAAAAACGTTTTGTACTGAGTGTCGTTATTCATGTCTCTATGGATAATCCGTTCGCTCGCTTTGCTGGAACCCGGACAATACAGGCTGATCTTTCACTTCTAGAGGAGAACTACGTACCGGATTCTTTCCCTCACAGGGAAACCCAGATAAACGAGATGGTAACCATACTGAGCAGCATCATGAGAGGATCTAGACCATCTAATATAATTGTATATGGAAAGACTGGCACTGGAAAGACTTCCACAACAAAGTATGTGACTAAGATGTTGATGGAAGCGGCGAGCAACGTTTCGGTCGTATATGTCAACTGCGAAATATACGATTCACCATATTCGATTCTTGTCGCAATAGCCAATTATGCCAGTGCAGAAAAGATCCCTGAACTGGGCTGGCCCATAGACAGGATATACCGAGAAACACTGGAACGCATTGAAAGGACAGGTAAGTTCTTCATAGTCATACTGGACGAGATGGATCGCCTCATCAGAAAGAGCGGCGGCGATTCCCTCTACGTTCTTCTGAAGCTGATCACCGATGCTGATTCGGTCAAGGTATCGATGATAGGCATAACAAACGATACAACAGTGCTGGAGAATATAGATGCCAGAATCAAGAGCAGATTAAATCAGGAAAGTATAGTATTCCCACCATATAACGCCAGTGAGATAAGAGATATAATATCCTCAAGACTCGAAAAGGTTCTTGGCCCCAATGTTGTGGACGAAACCGCAATAAATCTCTGTGCTGCAATAGGAGCACAGGAACATGGCGATGCAAGAAAGGCCATCGACCTTATGAGAATAGCCATAGAGATAGCCATAAGGGAGAACAAGAACAGGATAACAGAGAGCGAAATATATGAGGCCAGAGAAAGATACGAAATGAATGTGCTGAGGGAAGCCATAAATACGTTACCGCTTCATTCCAAGATCGTGCTCCTCAGTGCAATCGTGACCCAGGAGATTGAACCCAATTCTGTAATTACGGGAGAAATTTACGAAAATTACAGAAGGATATGCGATGATCTGGGCTTCAGCGCGCTTAGCCCAAGAAGGATCAGTGATCTGCTCACTGAACTTGCAGACTATGGCCTTCTCGTGATGGATGACAGGAACATGGGGAAATATGGAAGGACTAGAAGCTTCTCCATAGTGAGACAGGCTGAAATAATAAAAAAATATCTTCTAGAGGATGAAAATCTATCGATGTTCAAATCGTCAAAAATACCTAAACAGGCAAGATTTGAAACTTAAGAAATAAATAAAAAATCATTTGGGGCTCTAATACCAGCCCCTTACTTTCATCGCATCTGCGACTTTCTTAACCGCAATCACGTATGCTGCCGTCCTTGGATCCACATGGTATGTATCCATTGTTTCCAGTACCTGTCTTGCCGCCTTGGTTATCTTGGCATCAAGTTTGTTGTATACTTCCTCCGTGCTCCAGTATTCGCCGTAGTTGTTCTGAACCCACTCAAAGTATGATACTATCACACCGCCGGAGTTGGAGAGCACATCAGGAAGCACCAGCTTACCCTTCTTATAGAGGATTTCGTCAGCTTCAGGGGTAGTTGGTCCGTTTGCCAGCTCAAGTATTATCTTTGCCTTTATCTTATCCGCATTCTTCGCGGTTATCTGCTCCTCTATGGCGGCAGGTATGAGAACATCGACGTCTGATTCGAGGAGCTCTTCGTTTGTTATGGGTTTGGAGCCTGGGAATCCAACGACACTGCCGATCTTCTTGCTCCAGGCGAGAAGATCCTCATACTTGAAGCCATTCTCGCTGTATATGCCTCCCTTTATATCGGATACAGCTACGACCTTAGCACCGAACATCTCCTGAACGAACTTGACTG
The Thermoplasma sp. Kam2015 genome window above contains:
- a CDS encoding folylpolyglutamate synthase/dihydrofolate synthase family protein — translated: MLSNLDYLYNLKREGIKFDLDVMRGFAEMIGHPENKFKSFHITGSNGKGSTSEFIYSILRRRYSSGLYTSPHLIKFNERIIVNDEMIPDAYIDAFVDKYRQMIEDLARINRNPTFFEVTTMMAFQYFSDMNAEYASVEVGLGGRLDATNIVTPLVSVITQVGYEHADKLGCSLTSIAYEKGGIIKNGRPIVLQDQKPEVVKTIRSIAQVRNSRLIMLDPQKIRNLSLSEDGTVFDFEGLNGNYHLETSLIGEYQALNAATAVLAIEASNVDVNKNEIEEGIKNARWPGRLEIISRNPLIIIDAAHNPPAVNKMVSTFRKVFTKKPLIVAGILSDKDSYAYFHVIRQISDNIIFTTPEEKERAVDPKKLYDLYGYLFTEARVIADPIEAINDAASRSDFILVTGSIYLIGTIKEYLENKGRKLPVSSINSL
- a CDS encoding ORC1-type DNA replication protein, which encodes MDNPFARFAGTRTIQADLSLLEENYVPDSFPHRETQINEMVTILSSIMRGSRPSNIIVYGKTGTGKTSTTKYVTKMLMEAASNVSVVYVNCEIYDSPYSILVAIANYASAEKIPELGWPIDRIYRETLERIERTGKFFIVILDEMDRLIRKSGGDSLYVLLKLITDADSVKVSMIGITNDTTVLENIDARIKSRLNQESIVFPPYNASEIRDIISSRLEKVLGPNVVDETAINLCAAIGAQEHGDARKAIDLMRIAIEIAIRENKNRITESEIYEARERYEMNVLREAINTLPLHSKIVLLSAIVTQEIEPNSVITGEIYENYRRICDDLGFSALSPRRISDLLTELADYGLLVMDDRNMGKYGRTRSFSIVRQAEIIKKYLLEDENLSMFKSSKIPKQARFET